A region from the Deltaproteobacteria bacterium genome encodes:
- the folP gene encoding dihydropteroate synthase — MPRHLNITSKEEIVSEMSRIGVDRVGIRLMAPKLLHLNLKIKGLTAPQANILKQEMLSVGGDAAVSVGVINCSVKTTDAIISGTEKQIYSVIKKLNMQPFGLKQIGSAIKKAIDNIYIREWIFEVKEKKWIIGRRTLIMGVLNVTADSFYDGGQYLKKREAVKKALQMAEDGADIIDVGGESSRPGSKPVSLEEELKRIIPVIKEAAKKTDAAISVDTTKAEVARQAIDAGAQIVNDISAMRFDPAMAEVCAKTKVGVILMHTRGTPVTMQVDVKYDDLISEIFNHLEERVSFAVKAGIKKERIAVDPGIGFGKGAEDNLKIIKRLSEFKSIGRPVVLGTSRKSFIGKILGLDVKNRLEGTIATIAAGILNGASIIRVHDVKETRMAADMADAIKNEIVNCKMQNAK, encoded by the coding sequence TTGCCAAGGCATTTAAACATTACCTCTAAAGAAGAAATCGTGTCCGAGATGTCCCGCATTGGGGTTGACCGTGTGGGCATCAGGCTTATGGCCCCGAAACTGCTCCATCTGAATCTCAAGATAAAAGGTTTGACCGCCCCGCAGGCAAATATCCTTAAACAAGAAATGCTCTCAGTTGGCGGAGATGCAGCGGTATCGGTGGGCGTTATTAACTGTAGTGTTAAAACTACAGATGCCATTATATCCGGAACGGAAAAACAGATATACAGTGTAATTAAAAAGTTAAATATGCAGCCATTTGGTTTGAAACAAATCGGCAGCGCCATAAAAAAGGCTATTGACAATATATATATAAGAGAATGGATATTTGAAGTAAAAGAGAAAAAGTGGATTATAGGAAGGCGGACGTTGATAATGGGCGTCTTGAATGTAACGGCCGATTCCTTTTACGATGGCGGCCAATATCTAAAAAAAAGAGAGGCTGTAAAAAAGGCGCTGCAAATGGCAGAGGATGGCGCTGATATTATAGATGTGGGCGGTGAATCATCAAGGCCCGGCTCTAAACCGGTTTCTCTGGAAGAAGAGCTTAAAAGGATTATACCCGTAATAAAAGAAGCGGCTAAAAAAACCGATGCCGCCATATCAGTGGATACAACCAAGGCAGAGGTTGCAAGACAGGCTATTGACGCAGGGGCGCAAATAGTGAATGATATCAGCGCCATGAGATTTGATCCAGCAATGGCAGAGGTATGCGCAAAAACCAAAGTTGGTGTTATACTTATGCATACGAGAGGAACACCGGTAACAATGCAGGTGGATGTCAAATATGATGACCTTATATCGGAAATATTTAACCATCTGGAAGAGAGGGTATCCTTTGCCGTTAAAGCCGGCATTAAAAAAGAAAGGATTGCCGTTGACCCTGGCATAGGTTTTGGCAAGGGCGCTGAAGATAATTTGAAGATTATAAAAAGGCTCTCTGAATTTAAGTCCATTGGAAGACCGGTAGTTCTTGGAACATCGCGAAAATCCTTTATAGGCAAGATTCTTGGATTAGATGTAAAGAATAGGTTGGAAGGAACCATTGCCACCATTGCAGCCGGCATATTAAACGGAGCAAGTATTATTAGGGTTCATGATGTTAAGGAAACGCGAATGGCAGCAGATATGGCGGATGCGATAAAAAATGAAATTGTAAATTGTAAAATGCAAAATGCAAAATGA